Proteins from a genomic interval of Rhinoraja longicauda isolate Sanriku21f chromosome 16, sRhiLon1.1, whole genome shotgun sequence:
- the LOC144600890 gene encoding transcription factor atoh7-like — translation MKCNGSACAPAAELDAGEGEGVGGADRAQSCVRRRVAANARERRRMQGLNTAFDQLRKVVPQWGQDKKLSKYETLQMALSYIMALNRILTEAERQGGDRSWIHIQYECVQGSDDMQTYAEQALEKKTCYTDSIFPFNHHTYPIVN, via the coding sequence ATGAAATGTAACGGGTCGGCCTGCGCTCCGGCAGCGGAGCTGGACGCCGGCGAGGGGGAAGGTGTAGGCGGCGCTGACAGGGCGCAGAGCTGCGTCCGCCGGAGGGTGGCCGCCAACGCCCGGGAACGGAGACGCATGCAGGGACTCAACACCGCCTTCGACCAGCTCCGCAAAGTGGTGCCGCAGTGGGGCCAGGACAAGAAACTTTCCAAATACGAGACGCTGCAGATGGCCCTGAGTTACATCATGGCCCTGAACCGAATATTGACCGAGGCCGAGCGCCAAGGCGGCGACAGGAGCTGGATTCACATCCAGTACGAGTGCGTACAGGGGAGCGACGACATGCAGACTTACGCGGAGCAGGCGTTGGAGAAGAAGACCTGTTATACGGACAGCATCTTCCCCTTCAACCACCACACTTACCCGATCGTCAATTAG